tgacaaaataaaaccaaattgaacattttgaaatttttaatttattagggttgacaatttttgtggttggggactgtttgacaatatttttggttaaccaagttttttgtttgtgtgttgtCTGAGTTTCTTCCTAAGTTTCTTTTCGGTTTTAAGGAAGCAATCGAATTTCTGAGAGGACTCTTCGCACTTATTGGCATCCTTGATGGAGTTGCAGTTGTGTTTTTCTCCCTTGAACCTTTTCCTTAAAACATCCAAAATAGCTGATCGCTGGAagatacaatttataaagcacTTGACATTGTGaggatttttcttttctttgtaACTCATCATAACACCAATGGCTTcattatgagtaattttaTTCCTCTTGGCACATTCATGTGCGGTTTTTACAAAACTTggctgtaaaaataaaaaataatactttaaattGGAAATGCTGTGTTATAGATTTACTTACCTCCGGAGTGTCCAAAACTGAGAGCGTAACTAGAAATGTAGAAATCAGCAGCACCTTCATTTCGCAGAACGTTTTTCGTTCTAGCTTTCAGATATCGCATCTCCACTTTAAAAAGATTCATAAATTTTACACCCCTGTTAAAATTTTTACGGCTTTTTACACTTATTaactataataaataagtaaataaattaaattgtgctAACTTGgtcaattaataatatttactttatttaaaaatcaactaTTTAGGTAGCGGGATATCTTGAAGTTTAATCAGGCAATCGTATAGCTGAAAGGACTTTTCGCACTTATCGATATGCTTGGTCCTGAAAACATTGCAGATAGGATTTCCTACTTCGAGTGATAACCCATCAAGCTTTGCATGCTCAAagatacaatttataaagcacTTGACATTGCGAGTTTCATTGTCTATTACTGCGGACGGCAGTACACGTAGTGACGAAACGCACAAGATGAGTGTGTGAAGGCAACTACTATATATAGCCGcataaatgaaaatctgctgtgattcGGAACATAATAGTAATACATAGAGTAATACatcaatcgaaaggtatcgcAAAAACTAAAAGGATACCAAAGCATACCAAGACCTAAACAATTTTCATCGTTGTACATTcgactaaataaatataccatTTTATAAAACATTCTCATTTGCTACGCTGCAAATATGCTTTTGAAGGCGAAATGGTTATTATTTTACTGAAGCGGACCGAatgagaatattttataaagtatataaatatttattaggtCAAATGTACAAGCATTTTTCGGCAcaaaatttgatatcagaacttttgtatgttgatagTACGATCGTCACGACCCTTTaactcgttaagaggtgttttttttttatttgtaatatttgtaatttccTATATTAAGAAACAATTATTCAGATACACGTTTTCCGTATAAGAACGATTTTACGGTTTGTACACTtaatattcataaatataaaatatataatattgtaGTTTCCGATGTCGATCgtttcattatcattatccTTTCTTATCttgcttaattttttggcTGATTTTAAGGAAGCACTCGAATTTCTTAAAGGATTCCTCGCACTTATCAGCATCTTTGATGGAATCacagttttgtttttgccctTTCAACCTCTTCCTTATAACGTCCAATACGGGTGATCGCTCGAAGACACATTTTATGAAGCACTTTAACTTATGGGTCTTATTTTTCGTTTTGTAACTTTTCATAATATGCAAGGCATCTTCTGTAGGAATTTGGTTGACCTTGGCACATTCTTTTGAGGCTTTTACTACGGGCCGCTATAGAAATAAAGGAAATTATTATGCTAATGATTTGGTATTATTTGACTTACCTCCGAAGTCGCCAGAACTGAGAGGCTaactagaaaaaaagaaattagcaACACCTTCATTTCGCAGAAcgtttttctttgtaattttcgGATCTCGCAACTTCtctttaaatagatttttaaattttacacacCTATTACAAATTTTACGGCTTTATACACTTATTAACTATATTAAGATAcggttatataaataaataaataggtagcataattttatgtaatatttactttaatttgaactttttcttttttgttttcttcaaTCATGCATTCGTATATTCCAAAAGACTCTTCGCACTTATCGCTATGATTGCTCTTGAAAATTTCGCAGATTCGATAATataatccaatccaatccgacCCATCCAACTCTACGCGCTTAAAGATACAATTTATGAAGCACTTGACATTGCGAGCTTCATTTTTAACTATGTCACCTGTCACAAGAATCAGGGATTCTACTTCAGGAACTTGGTTGTTCTTGGCACATTCCAAGCTACTGCGTGAGATTGTTTGGCCTACCGTTGAATGGCTAGAACTGAGACGCCAACAGAAATCAAAAacacataataataatgttgataatttcttaaattaagacACAATTATTCAGATAAAAGTTTCCCTTATAAGAAAGATTTTACGGTTTTTACaccaaattcataaatataatttatgtaaaattatTGTAGTTTCCGATGTCGATCATTTTCGTTATCATTATCCTTTCTTATCTTGCTTCCGTAAttgattttcgattttaagGAAGCATTTGAATTTCTTAAAGGACGCTTCGCACTTATCAGTGTCCTTAATGGAATcgcagttttgtttttgtcctTTAAACCTCTTCTTCACAACGTCCAATATAGTTGATCGCTCGaagatacattttataaagcaCTTGATGTTTTGggtcttttttttcattttgtaactTTTCATAAAATCCATGGCTTCTTCTTTAGGTATTTTGTTGTCCCTGGCACATTCTATAGCGGTTTTTACCAAAGGCGGCTTTAGAAATAatgaaatgtatttatttattgatgtGGTTCAATTTGACTTACCTGCGTAGTTGCCAGAACTGAGAGAATaactagaaaaaaagaaattagcaACACCTTCATTTCGCAGAAcgttttttgtaattatcgGATCTTGCAACTTCTATTTATATAGATTCTTAAATTTTACACACCTAACACAATTTTTACGGCTTTTTACACCTATTAACTATATTAAGATAaggttatataaataaataaataaataaataggtagcataattttatgtaaaatttactttatttttaatttttcctttttttgctcTTGAATCATGCATTCGTATATTCCAAAAGACTCTTCGCACTTATCGCTATGATTGGTCAGACCAATTTGGTCTTGAAAATTTCGCAGATTCGATAATctaatccaatccaatccgacCCAACCAACTGAAGGCGCTTAAAGATACAATTCATGAAGCACTTGAATTGCGAGCTTCATTTTTAACTATGTAACCCGTCATAATAATCAGGGATTCTACTTCAGGAACTTGGTTTTCCTTGGCACATTCCTTTTCTCTATTTACGCCACGCGGCTGTAAAGTAAAAAACGTTATAAAGCTACTGCGTGAGATTGTTTGATCTATTAATCAAATGTACAACCATGTTTCGTcacaaaatttgatattagaacttttgtatgttgatggtgcgatcgtcacgaACCTTTTGCTCGttagaggtgtttttttttatttataatattttccatttcttaTATTAAGACACAATTATTCAGATACACGTTTTCCTTATAGGAAAGATTTTACAgtttttacactttttatttataatgtaaaattATCGTAAATTCCGATGTCGATCAATTTCGTTTTCATTATCCTTTTTTATCTTGCTTCCGTAATTTGTTTTCGATCTTAAGGAAGCATGCGAGTTTCTTAAAGGACGCTGAGCACTTATCAGTGTCCTTGATGGAATCgcagttttgtttttctccttTCAACTTCTTCGTCATAACGTCCAATAACGCTGATCGCTCGAAGACACAATTTATGAAGCATTTCATGTTTTGGGTATaacttttcattttgtaaCTTTTCATAAAATCCATGGCTTCGTCATTGGGAATTTGGTTGTCCTTGGCACATTCTTTAGCGGTTTTTACCAAAGGCGGCTTTAGAAATAatgaaatgtatttatttattgatgtGCTTTAATTTGACTTACCTGCGAAGTTGCCAGAACTGAGATAATaactagaaaaaaagaaattagcaACACTTTCATTTTGCAGAACGTTTTTCTTTATAACTTTGGGATCTCGCAACTCCTCTTTATATAGATTCTAAAATTTTACACACCTTTTAAACATGTTACGCCTTTTTACACCTATTAACTAATTAGGAAAaggttatataaataaaaaaatgagcataatttaatgtaatatttactttacttaactttatttttccttttttttgttcaatcATGCATTCGTACATTCCAAAAGACTCTTCGCACTTATCGTTCTGCTTCGGTCTAGAAAATTTCGCAGGTTCGATAATCTAATCCAATCCAACCCTCCCCATCCAACTTTGCACGCTTAAAGATAAAATCTATGAAGCACTTGACATTGCGAgttacatttttgaatttgtcACCCGTCAAAATAATCAGGGATTCTACTTCATGAACTTGGTTTTCCTTGGCACATTCCTGTTGTCTTTTTAGTTCACGAGGCTGTACTCCagaaattgtttatattttcaggCGAATTTTGTTATGTTGGATTTATGGCCCATGCACATGCAATTCCTTAGATTAATATACAATTATTCAGATACCCTGTTTCCCTTATgaaaaagattattttttttggatcgCGTCTGCGGTCGCTGATCAAAATTACgcgcatatatttttaatggcttCCCACCTCCGGATCCACAGTTTTAATCCCCTTGTTACTTTTAACAGTTGCATATTTTTTGTGCTCCTGTTGCGGTCgctgcattttaaataaatcccaTTTGCTGTCAGATGGAGCTGCAGTTATCTTAATTATTTGCATGTGGCCGGCATTCGTTGTTGTTAACAGGATGGAAATACATTGAATGCCATAACTACAAGCAAATGGCCAAAAAGTGTAACCGGGCATGGGTTTTGCCATGAGCTGTCAATTCTTCGGCGGCTGCTTTTTTCTTGTACCGCTGTCATCTGAACTATGGTGGAAAAAAATCGCAACAGGAACAATCTGCAGTCCTGACGCTGACAGTTATGATATGGCAGCAGGATACGAGGACACAAAAGGATGGCTGCggcaaaaaattgaaattgcattGCATTGCAATTAATCAAATGGCGAAACAGATAGCTTAATTTGTTTACGTTTTGCCCTGAAATGCAACCCGACACAGAAGCCAACTCCATTGTCCGTTAAATGTCCGTCCGTCGCTTTTGTCCGCCGATGTCATTAGCATCGTGATTACCTCTACATTTTTAATGCGCTTTCATTTGTTTGCCCACATGTGCAAATTATCCTGGTATGCCCTTCACTTTGTCGCAATGTACgcgattaaaaacaaattaattttaaattaattattcgacaaataaacaaaacggaATACCCTTaagccattttttttaaactttaatatcAATTGTCAATAGTCATGTTgggttaaagtttttaaagattATCATTTGAAAAACATGAGTCGGTTTCTTTTTAGtactttaatgtttaaaaaatatttgatgctatttattttagttactAAGTTCCGTTCGTTGACCCACGAAATATTTTGCAACAGTCAAAGAGAAACATATATTGCACTCTGttttcagcactttatcaTTAAAGTTGTTTGAACAGTTTTCGCGCGCAAGGGAAATGCACTTCTCATTAACATTCCGAATTTTTCGCAACATTTTCCGCATCGCATATTCAGTGCAGTGGAAAGGCAAAGTATATTCGAACTttgtatcaaaataaaatattgaattaagcATTTACAAATGTGCCGaatgaatttttggttttgctgCTCCATTGgcacacgcggcgtatgcgcaatatttAGTGCACTTAAAGAGCAACCATTTGCATAATGAGAGAATGTACCAAAGCTCGTTCCCAACCCAAAAACCATGAACACAAATATacataaacaaagtaaaaatgGCAGTGGGTTGTGGAATGTGGGTGTGGTGCTTCCGCCCCGAAGAGTTGTTCAATTAATATGCTTTGGTCcatgcggcgtatgcgtaatgccaAAATGCCAAATAAGGTAAAATGAATTGCACAATGGTTTCAGTAAATAAGCGCATAATGCTTTGCTGTATTCAATGTTTATTTGCGGCCGGGCAAAGGGGCTTATTGATTCCCAGGATTCCCAGTTTTTGGCAACcaaaagcaattaaaacgAGTTGCAAAATGTAGATATTTCAGTTAAATGGTtagattttgaaaaatattcggttaaaggtttaaaaaatatttttttttgcttaaagGTTTTACTCATTTGTCTAGACAGACAAAGCCGTGAAAGACAGCCAGACTCGCTGACatacaaatgcaaatttcCATTAAATCCAACCCTTGAAACTTAACCCCCTTTGGCCCa
The genomic region above belongs to Drosophila takahashii strain IR98-3 E-12201 chromosome 2L, DtakHiC1v2, whole genome shotgun sequence and contains:
- the Obp22a gene encoding general odorant-binding protein 56a, translated to MKVLLISTFLVTLSVLDTPEPSFVKTAHECAKRNKITHNEAIGVMMSYKEKKNPHNVKCFINCIFQRSAILDVLRKRFKGEKHNCNSIKDANKCEESSQKFDCFLKTEKKLRKKLRQHTNKKLG